In Drosophila subpulchrella strain 33 F10 #4 breed RU33 chromosome X, RU_Dsub_v1.1 Primary Assembly, whole genome shotgun sequence, the DNA window GCTGTTGCCGACACAAACACACAGTAAAACaatgataaaaaataataagttgTACTTCTAACGCCGCCGGAGATGCCAAACAAAATGAAACGAACGAAACGGTTAGGCGGGCAATAACAACAATCAGCGCGGAGAGAGGAGAGCACAGAACTGTGCTGCTCAGGCGGACTCTAGCTTTTTACAAGCTGGCGGGAAAACGTACATTCTTATTAGAAAATAAACCCCTctttgaattaaaaaaaaagataacaAATTTGCTTAAAGGCCCATGTTAAAAAGCCTATAGCTAGGGTAATACTCACTCTCAGCGCTCaatgtaatttaaattaatataataaaatagtttCTTAAAACGCCTTTTTCCTAGCCATAATGGCATCACTGACGGATAACTGTTACGTCAGCTGGTACGGAATGCGAGAGCAAGAAAAATTCTAACGCTTAATCGTCTATCGATTAAAATGGCGCGCGCGGAGCGATAACTTtcaaaacttaatttaaaatgatgtCCTTTCTCAAATGCATATCAACAAGGCCTTTACTTTTTTATATCTGACTTTCTTTGTTagaaaattttgtaattttaatttttcacatACCTTAAAATCGATGCCTAATTGGAAATGTGTCATTCGTGGTTTTTCTTATTGAGCACgcaaatgaaatatgaataccCACACGTGGAGAACTTCCCAGAGCTTGTTAACTCCCCAAGGAACTCGCATTATTTATGCAAAACAACACGTGTGCAACCAGTAATTTATTGAAAGCGGGAATGCCCACAATTCCGAGGTCCTTAGCCTGGACAGCCGAGGCCAGACATTGGCCTTCGCGTCGGCAGTGTTCAGCAGTTTAAACTAGATTCGAATTtgcatttaataaatttttaggGTTTTTTGAAACATCAAAGACGGGGGGTTACATATGTATTTCCATTccgggaaataaaaaaaatgaatccTTTGCATCACCGTTTAGAAACGTATAATGGTTATAATGTATAAAATACACTTGGCGATATAGTGGGTTTCTCACTTTACTTCTTGCCCTTGGCCTTGGCGCCCTTTTTGGTGATCGTGGTGTCCAGGGGCAGTGGACCCTCCGTCTGGACGAGATGGTGTTTCAGCTGGGCCCGCGTCTCCTGCACCTGGGCCACCACATTGATCATGTCCGCCTGGTAAATGCAGTAGTCACTCACGTTCAGACGCACCTTGTTCTTCTCCATGGCGCCATAAAGAAACGAGTAGACTATTTGGCCTACGGGCACGTAGAACTTGAACCAATTGTGCAGCCGAGCCCTaaaacaataatatttatagctATATTAATATCAACAGTGAATCCGCTAACTTGGTGGGATACCATGCAAGCAGTGCTAGAACTTGTTGGGAATTATAGTGGCAAGATCGCTAAACATAGAAAATCTAATCTCCAAAAAGGGATTTTACACATCTTTAAAGGTAACTTATTGCTATAAAACAGTACTACAACAAAATCATTAAGTCCTTGCAAGTCAATTAGTTAATCTAAATGCTAGGAAAGGAAAAATGTTTGAGGGTATCAACTGAACCTATATCAAAAGATAAACTAAAACTATTAACCACTTACACCAGCTCGGATCTGTTGTGCAAGAAGTTGACAAACTTGGCCAGGTTATCCACATCCTTGCGCAAACTAAGGAACAGGAAAACGGGATTACTAAACCCAATAGAGAGATGGACAAAACCCACTTCTCCTCCGATTCGGCAAGGGTGGCTCCATCGCGGATGAGCCGAACCTCCAGGTAGAATCCATGGCTGTACTTGTATCGCAAATACTGCAGGCTGCCAATCGCCAGCATCTCGCTGTCCTGGAACAGGATAATGAAGTCGGCCAGGATCTTGCACTCCAGCTCATCGTTGGTGGCGAAAATGATGGTCTTGCCGCAATATCGGATGTATCGCAGGATATTCCAGATTTCCCGCCTTGTAGTTGCCGGCATGCCGCACGTGGGCTCGTCCAGAACAAGGATCTTATTGTAGGCCACCAGGGCCAGGGCGATTTTTAACTTGGTCCGCTTCTCCGCCGTCAGCAGACTGCACTTGCGATGCATCCAACCGGTCATGTTGAGCATCAGGCACAGATCGTGCATCTTCTCGCCGATCTTCGCCTCGGGAACACCGCGGATCATGCACAACAACCGGATGTGCTCCCGCGGCGTCAGCTCGTTGAGGAGTCCCCGGTGCTGCGGACAGTAGCCCATGTATGTGTGGATGCTCTCCAGGTCGTACTTGAAGTCCAGGCCCCGCACGTAGATCTCGCCAAAGGCGAATCCCTCCTCGCCCACTAACTGCCGCATCAAGTGACTCTTGCCGGAGTTACGGGGCCCAAAGATGCCCATGCTCATGTATCTTAAAGTAGTAAGATATACAGATAAATAAGAGTGCGGTTCATTGAAAAAAAGTGAAATACAAACTTATCTCCGTTTTCATAACAACCTGTCGATTAGAAATGATTCTGAATATTCTGTTAATCCGTTTAAGTTggtaaatttaaaagttattaaattttttgaaattttattcatttttataaaataaaataaatgcttATCTCTGTTTTCATATCAATCTATCGATTTAAAATGAATCGAAATATTCTgcttaaaatataaagataTACAGATAAATATGTGAGCGGTTCATTGAAAAAAAgtgaaatacaaatttatcTACGTTTTCATAACAATCTGTCGATTAGAAGTGATTCTGAATATTCTGTTAATAGGTTTAAGTtggtaaatttaaaaattatttaattttttcaaattgtAAACCTTTTTATAAAGTAAAATTAATGCTTTTCTCTGTTTTCATATCAATCTGTCGATTTAAaatgaatctaaatattcTGCTAATAAGTTTAAGTTGCgttattttacaaatattttgtatatattttaaaacaatgtGAATGTAATGGAATCTACTTACTTGTTCAGGGCAAAGGAGACAGTGTTAATCCTTTTGCCGGAAGTTGGAACCTTGGCCTCCACCTGATCCACCAGGAATACGGATTGCTTGGCCTTGGTATTATCCGCCTCAGCGATCTTTAGCTTCACGTCAGCCACATCGCCATCGTCGAAGGGATAAGTAGCGGTCCTCATTTTACGCAGACTGCCGAATAATTAGATAATAAGATCTCAGGAGATACTAAAATATCATATAAACTCACTCTCTGGGTGTGTGGAACTTCTTCTCCCTGCGGTGCAGCTCTATCCAAAAAATCAGCATCAAGAAAATTAGAGCCGAGACTAGCATGAAGACAATGGCGGGTAAAATCCCTGGAGCAGCCCACTTAAAGTGTGTGCCAActggaataaaataaaaaatgttacaatGGTTATAGGAATTTTATAATAAGATAGTTTATTTAAAGGTATATTACTCAGATTtcttaaaattgtattaatttttatcatattttaatatgtatgtTAAATATTATACTGAATTTAAGCAAAATAAGTacaatttaatatataaaactgGACTAAGGTTATTCAAAAAGGGACATCTTAATGTtacttctaaatattttgtttaaactTGTTAAAAATAGGTAAATCAACTAGTAACTGAATTAAGGTCTATCATATTATAACATgtgatataaaatattatactgACATCAAGGAAAAGACGTATAATTTAGAATAGAACACTGGATTTACGTAAATTGTAAGGGATATTTTACCGTAAAAGTTTGTcctctaaatattttgttttaaattgtcaaaaatatgtatataaaccAATGTTCGTGTTTATCAAATCTTTCAAAAGATAATATACCCGTTTTTCAACACTCATGATATTGTTTGCCTGGACTCACATCTGCAGTTGGGCACCACCTCGTGCATGTTCTCCTTGGTGCAGCTGATGTGCGCCTGGCACTTGGCATTGCAGATCTCCTGCTCCAGACGCTGGGTATAGACATTGCTGACTCCGTCGAGGAGCGAGAATCCCGGCGACATGCAGGCGCCGTAGAAGAAGATCGTATTGCTGTTGGCCACATCCCAGTAGATCATGTAGAGCACCAGCCCGGACACACCCTGCAGGAGCACGGAGACCAGAAAGGCCCGCACCAGCGACTTGTTCACAAACATGGACACCAAATAGGTAAGCGGCAGGGCGGCCAGTCCAAAGATGCACAGCAGGAGCAGTAGTATTGCATTCTCGGTGAAACCAAAGCCACCGATTCCCATCAGACTCATGATCACCACAATGATGACCGAGTAGATGAAGAAGGTGAACCAGTCCCAGAACAAATTGACGCCCCAGAAGACCTTCAGGCCGAGTCCGGCCATATGCTGCAGGAACCGGACATTGTAGATCTGCTCCTCCACCAGGGGGATGACGAAAACGGATACGGTCAGGGGCAGGATGCAGCCGATGGTCAGTGGGGCATGGATGTGGGCGATCTTGTTGTCCAGCAGATTAATCTTTCGCGACAGCTGCGTGGGAAGCGGATGGTTCTCAACCAGGGCAACGATGTTTTGTTGCTCCGGATAGGAAAGTCTGGAAATAAAAGTGAAATCATTAGTATACCCCATAGAATGTGTAAGGTGAGTACCTTAGTATAATATTGTGCAGCAGATTGAGCATCATGGGAGCCGAATGGAAGAAATCCTGACTTATATAGCCGTTGAGCTCCTGCTCCCCGTCCGCCTCCACGGCCCCGTAACTCCTCATCTCGTTCTTCTTCTTCAGATCATTCCGATAGCTACCCTTCTCGCAGGCAAACGACTTGGCATTGAAGGTCCTAGAGGTTTCGATGGGCAATTTCTTGGCACCCTTCACGGTTGGCTTGATGTCGATGTAGCCACATTTCTTCAAATTCGGTATGGTCTTGGACACATCCGCTGCCTCCATGAAACCAATGTGTATAGTGTTCTGGCGCACTTTCGGCATATCCAACAGCACCGACAGACGAGCAATGATGGCGATCAGGACAAAGCTGGTGAAAATCATGATAATGGGCCACACATTGGGCGCCGTGTGGATCATCTTCTTGTAGAACATGGCCCGCATCCGTTGTCTGGTCAGCTGAGTGTGCGAAACCACCTGGTACTTGAATGTTTGGGCTGTGGATATGAGTCgtaaatatatattgatatttgagaatttcaattttaGAGGTCCTGTCTTTagttatttctttataaaactaCACCCCAAGTCGGCATACCAAAATTAAGTGGTTCACCTACAATAGTACCCAAGATCGTATAGTTAGAAACTTACTGACATCCGGAATCATTTGCTGCTGCAGTCGAAAGGAGGTGACCAGCTTCATATATATGTCGGAGAGTTCCGCACCCACCACTCTCACATTCTCGATGCCCAGCATCTTGCGATCGATTTCCAGGTGAATCAATAGCTTTTGCAGCCTTGGACGGAAAATTACAGGTATTCGGTAGGTTAAAGTATCACCGATTTCATTCTCCGGTTCGATGTTGGTCACAAACTGGTTGATATAGTCAGTGATGGGCTGATCGGGCACGTGTGGCTTCTTGATAAGGACCTGGGAATATGTAAAGCATATTTGAAATTATAACTACTATTTATACAATGATCAACGtgtttataacatttttttaagagtTCCATACATACCAGATCCACACTGCTGCTGAACTTGGCTCGCAAAAAGAAGGGGGTGCCACTGGCCTCCAGGACGCCCATGCTGAGGATCCCGATGCGATCGGCGGCGTGCTCCGCCTCGCCCACACTGTAGGTGGCTATGATGAAGGCCCGATTGTCCTTCTCCGCGTTGACAATCGACCAAAAGACCTGTGCCTCCCGTCCCGTCAGCGGAATGGTCGGCTCCTCCAGAATAATGATGCGCGTATCACCGGCCAAGCAGCAGCACAAGGCCACCAGCTTCATGGCGCCCGAACCCAGCTTCCCAATCCTGGTTCGCCGACTCTCGACATGCTGATCCAGTATGGCC includes these proteins:
- the LOC119556530 gene encoding ATP-binding cassette sub-family A member 2, which encodes MPATKGLLFKRYIRIELNLWRRTLFEIITMLIMVLVILLNPIAHSRRLLYTSHEHENEQSIVSHKLQDINILTRMADSKREKTKYSLAYTPKTPFTTDVARSVAKTLELNSTVGYRLESEMQDQFDERTTLAGIVFHEASRGGTPLKLSISIRFPSEFRTIAPFLTEDRLWITRCSGRINPGRDQAKHYKQQDLYIREGFLQLQHQIFVEWYHRLRTDFITTYPEPNVEVYNILLNAADEPCSVMSIARLPTFLYNFIYLLPFLNIIRNVAAQVEDGVMVHQWHYGYSFGLQWGFKFMVLFLRMLILGALFLIMVLLFWAFGGRDGEFSGKGMIAFICFIVVYTVEIVITGMVVAKLFANPTNAVLFALLLWLFMYAAFCIILERYWDIHKYYVFFILVAFCNCQMHFSMSLFRNCIDDPDRVQTIDFVVLFTSAISSALIYLLILLAVQWRMPGTFLSRRIVNNRPRKQKESDATIMYLGRAPSFQNFEFGDVGSEELMRLRHVSTTHRDSERKILKNISMRIYRGEIYVILGHIGSGKLTLLRILAGLKFPLRGSVSILGKPFQPYGETRRMVDFRFDEHGLNKHLTVEQTIDYHVRLKLAPNESDRYEIERRKWLAILDQHVESRRTRIGKLGSGAMKLVALCCCLAGDTRIIILEEPTIPLTGREAQVFWSIVNAEKDNRAFIIATYSVGEAEHAADRIGILSMGVLEASGTPFFLRAKFSSSVDLVLIKKPHVPDQPITDYINQFVTNIEPENEIGDTLTYRIPVIFRPRLQKLLIHLEIDRKMLGIENVRVVGAELSDIYMKLVTSFRLQQQMIPDVTQTFKYQVVSHTQLTRQRMRAMFYKKMIHTAPNVWPIIMIFTSFVLIAIIARLSVLLDMPKVRQNTIHIGFMEAADVSKTIPNLKKCGYIDIKPTVKGAKKLPIETSRTFNAKSFACEKGSYRNDLKKKNEMRSYGAVEADGEQELNGYISQDFFHSAPMMLNLLHNIILRLSYPEQQNIVALVENHPLPTQLSRKINLLDNKIAHIHAPLTIGCILPLTVSVFVIPLVEEQIYNVRFLQHMAGLGLKVFWGVNLFWDWFTFFIYSVIIVVIMSLMGIGGFGFTENAILLLLLCIFGLAALPLTYLVSMFVNKSLVRAFLVSVLLQGVSGLVLYMIYWDVANSNTIFFYGACMSPGFSLLDGVSNVYTQRLEQEICNAKCQAHISCTKENMHEVVPNCRFGTHFKWAAPGILPAIVFMLVSALIFLMLIFWIELHRREKKFHTPRDLRKMRTATYPFDDGDVADVKLKIAEADNTKAKQSVFLVDQVEAKVPTSGKRINTVSFALNKYMSMGIFGPRNSGKSHLMRQLVGEEGFAFGEIYVRGLDFKYDLESIHTYMGYCPQHRGLLNELTPREHIRLLCMIRGVPEAKIGEKMHDLCLMLNMTGWMHRKCSLLTAEKRTKLKIALALVAYNKILVLDEPTCGMPATTRREIWNILRYIRYCGKTIIFATNDELECKILADFIILFQDSEMLAIGSLQYLRYKYSHGFYLEVRLIRDGATLAESEENLRKDVDNLAKFVNFLHNRSELVARLHNWFKFYVPVGQIVYSFLYGAMEKNKVRLNVSDYCIYQADMINVVAQVQETRAQLKHHLVQTEGPLPLDTTITKKGAKAKGKK